In a genomic window of Vigna angularis cultivar LongXiaoDou No.4 chromosome 6, ASM1680809v1, whole genome shotgun sequence:
- the LOC108341556 gene encoding benzyl alcohol O-benzoyltransferase — MCDGPGYEQFMSAWAEMARDATKPSIEPAWRRELLMARDPPRITCNHREFEKVQDTLPSSDQNMVQRSFFFGPLDIAALRRLIPQHLQHCTTFDLITACLWRCRTKALQIEADEDVRMMCIVNARGRFNPPLPVGYYGNGFAYPAAVTTAGKLCRNPFGYAVELINKVKGEMTEEYLQSVADLMVMKGRCLFTTVRSYIVSHLARFNLRKVDFGWGEAVYGGVAKAGAGSFLGVSFFCSAKNGKGEEGIIFPICLPADAMERFAEEFSHMLGNKNQPETSSAPFIKSTL; from the coding sequence ATGTGTGATGGACCCGGTTACGAACAATTCATGAGCGCGTGGGCGGAAATGGCTAGAGATGCAACCAAACCTTCCATCGAACCAGCGTGGCGTAGGGAGCTCCTAATGGCAAGAGACCCACCTCGCATTACATGCAACCATCGTGAATTCGAGAAAGTCCAAGATACCCTTCCTTCTTCAGACCAAAACATGGTTCAACGATCATTCTTCTTTGGACCACTCGATATAGCTGCACTTCGGCGCTTGATTCCCCAACACCTTCAGCACTGCACCACATTTGATCTCATCACAGCATGCCTTTGGCGCTGTCGCACAAAAGCACTGCAAATAGAAGCAGACGAGGATGTTCGCATGATGTGCATAGTCAACGCACGTGGTCGGTTCAATCCACCACTTCCTGTTGGTTACTACGGCAACGGTTTTGCATATCCGGCGGCAGTAACGACTGCAGGGAAGCTTTGCAGAAACCCATTTGGGTATGCGGTGGAGTTGATAAATAAAGTGAAAGGTGAGATGACAGAAGAGTACCTGCAATCTGTTGCAGACCTGATGGTGATGAAGGGACGATGCTTATTCACAACTGTGAGGTCTTATATTGTGTCACATTTGGCACGTTTTAACCTTAGAAAAGTGGATTTTGGTTGGGGTGAGGCTGTGTACGGTGGAGTGGCTAAAGCTGGGGCTGGGAGCTTCTTAGGAGTTTCGTTTTTCTGTTCTGCTAAGAATGGAAAAGGTGAAGAAGGCATAATATTTCCGATTTGCTTACCTGCTGATGCTATGGAAAGGTTTGCTGAAGAGTTTAGCCACATGCTAGGCAACAAAAATCAACCTGAAACCAGTTCTGCTCCTTTTATAAAGTCTACCCTCTAA